TACTACCAGAAAACAGAATCCTTTTAACACCTTATTTCATGAGCCAACATACcttctaaataaaagaaaacacattgcCAATCATTAAAATTTTCTGTCTCCTAATGAAGATATATAGTATCGTTCCTGAGAAGGAAAGGTGCCACTCATCCTTATTTAGCTACCTCGTATGAGAACCAAGGTCTCATGGTGGTGTTGAAGGTTATcggaagtggaatttctggaggGTCCCACAGCACAGGTGGGAAGGGTGTGGGGGTAAGTGCTGGTGCTGTTTCAGATTTGTCACCATGAAGAAGTGTTATTTTCATaacattacaaataaataaagctaaagcaaggtaaacaaagaaaaatgtgggCAGAAAAGTTTGGAAAGAAGAATCAGTCTTTAAAATAAGTCCTGCAAGAATGAAAAGTATCTTAAAGAAGAAGGGCTTTCCAAGATAAGGGAAGAGACTGAGCAAGGGCAAACTTTACATCCAGGTCAGAAGTCCACACAATGTCtggacagaaagagaagggatgCTGGATACAACGTTGTGCCCAGGACTGACCTTATACCTGTACCCAACAGCACAGCCCAATCCACCCCTTGGTATACTaactatttttccttctctcttttctcctccccatagTGCCTTCTGCTGCTCCAGCCATGGGTCAGTCCTCCTCTTCCACAGTCTCTCATACAAAGGGTGGTGATTTGGCCTCCAGCTTTGACAAGTTTTTTAAGGACTTCAAGGTGGAAAGCAAAATCATCTCTCAGGAAACCATCGAGTCAATTCGATCAAGACTGAAAGAGGGGGACCTTCCGAGTGCAGTTTCTGCAATCGGTGATGCATTGAGAGAGATTGATAATGCCCCACTGAGCATTGCTGTGACTGGGGAGTCTGGGACAGGAAAGTCCACCTTCATCAATGCCCTGCGGTGTATGGGGGCTGAGGAAGACGGGGCTGCTCCTACTGGCCCAATAGAGACAACTTTTGAGAGAACTCCATACAAACACCCAAAGTTTCCCAATGTAACATTATGGGACCTGCCTGGCATAGGGACCACTAACTTTCAGCCTCATGACtatttggagaaaatgaaatttagggAGTATGACTTCTTTATTATCATCTCTGCTACACGCTTCAAAATCAATGATGCACAACTGGCtgtagcaattaaaaaaatgaagaagaatttCTACTTTGTTCGAACTAAAGTAGACAGTGATTTATATAATCTAAGAAGGAGTCAACCCAACAAATTCAATGAACATGAAATCCTGCAAAGGATCCGCAATGACTGTGTTACTCGACTTCAGAAGGCCAATGTGAGTGATGCTCAGGTCTTCTTAGTCTCCAGCTTTGATTTGGCTTGCTATGATTTCCAAAACCTGGAGACCACCCTTCTGAGGGAGCTCCCAGCCCACAAGCGCCACATCTTCATGCAAAACCTGCCAAATATTACTGAGGTAACCATTGACCGGAAGAGGGATTCCCTGAAACAGAAGGTCTGGCTAGAGGCCTTGAAGGCTGGAGCATTGGCCACTGTCCCTTTCATGGGCTACATCAGTG
This Ursus arctos isolate Adak ecotype North America unplaced genomic scaffold, UrsArc2.0 scaffold_5, whole genome shotgun sequence DNA region includes the following protein-coding sequences:
- the LOC113261540 gene encoding interferon-gamma-inducible GTPase 10-like, which codes for MGQSSSSTVSHTKGGDLASSFDKFFKDFKVESKIISQETIESIRSRLKEGDLPSAVSAIGDALREIDNAPLSIAVTGESGTGKSTFINALRCMGAEEDGAAPTGPIETTFERTPYKHPKFPNVTLWDLPGIGTTNFQPHDYLEKMKFREYDFFIIISATRFKINDAQLAVAIKKMKKNFYFVRTKVDSDLYNLRRSQPNKFNEHEILQRIRNDCVTRLQKANVSDAQVFLVSSFDLACYDFQNLETTLLRELPAHKRHIFMQNLPNITEVTIDRKRDSLKQKVWLEALKAGALATVPFMGYISDNDVETLKDTLTLYRVYFGLDDASLKIMANDLHVSVEKLMANLKCPHLLSIEKDDESLGEKLLRYVEIFCSVSGGPIAAALYYSKIYSLQNYFLETVVSDAKVLLKKEEIFKDSEDPGQTYLPQDVRNENGESEAVSA